From a single Bacteroidales bacterium genomic region:
- a CDS encoding SAM-dependent chlorinase/fluorinase, whose product MAIITLTTDWGISDHYIAAVKGLIISRLPGAMIVDISHAIEKFSISHAAYVLEHSYKNFPDGSIHIVGVDFQIEIKEDDDYDPETIEVYHAIVCYNKHYFVGLNNGIFTLLCNNNPDKIIKISAPPKMKSFIFPAYTIYAGIACEIASGTPVDKLGVEKKKLFFVNKFKPAIQNDSISGIVAYIDSYGNAITNISMDEFEEVRGKRNFAIYFRNHTITKISRNYSEETGGELMALFGSSGMLEIAVVKGSAKKLLGAGFYDSIRVDFA is encoded by the coding sequence ATGGCAATCATAACCTTAACAACGGACTGGGGTATTTCCGACCATTACATAGCGGCTGTTAAGGGCCTAATCATAAGCCGCTTGCCGGGAGCCATGATTGTTGATATTTCACATGCTATCGAAAAATTCAGCATCTCTCATGCTGCATACGTGCTTGAGCATTCCTATAAAAATTTTCCTGATGGTAGTATTCATATTGTGGGTGTTGACTTTCAAATTGAAATCAAAGAGGATGATGATTATGACCCCGAAACAATTGAAGTGTATCATGCCATTGTATGTTATAACAAGCATTATTTTGTCGGACTTAATAATGGCATATTCACTCTGCTATGTAACAATAATCCTGACAAGATTATAAAAATCTCTGCCCCGCCGAAAATGAAGTCATTTATTTTTCCTGCCTATACCATTTACGCTGGTATTGCATGCGAAATAGCTTCAGGCACTCCTGTGGATAAATTGGGAGTTGAAAAAAAGAAATTGTTTTTTGTCAACAAATTCAAGCCTGCCATCCAGAATGATTCCATCAGTGGCATTGTTGCCTATATTGATTCATACGGCAACGCCATCACAAATATCAGTATGGATGAATTTGAAGAGGTAAGGGGAAAAAGGAATTTTGCCATCTATTTCAGAAATCATACGATAACCAAAATAAGCAGGAATTATTCGGAAGAAACAGGTGGAGAACTTATGGCCTTATTTGGTTCTTCAGGCATGCTCGAAATTGCTGTGGTAAAAGGCAGTGCAAAAAAATTACTGGGAGCCGGATTTTATGACAGCATCCGGGTTGATTTTGCCTAA
- a CDS encoding PhoH family protein, with amino-acid sequence MNEKIIRLDFINPLDFFGINDQNIEFIRGYFPKLKIIARDNLLKVLGEPAEIESFEETISILIKHYNAKGFINTEIIQQVLNADANTEQLSGEPQNDIIIHGQNGILIRAKTPNQRALIESCRSNDLIFAVGPAGTGKTYTSVALAVRALRNKEVKRIILTRPAVEAGENLGFLPGDLKDKLDPYMQPLYDALWDMLPTQKLRTYIEERIIEIAPLAYMRGRTLDNAFVILDEAQNSTINQMKMFLTRMGRTAKFIVTGDITQIDLPKNQASGLVNAIEILKGIKGIDIIYFNNADIIRHKLITEIINAYNKEK; translated from the coding sequence ATGAATGAAAAAATAATACGTTTAGATTTCATAAATCCTTTGGATTTTTTTGGTATTAATGACCAAAACATTGAGTTCATACGCGGCTATTTCCCAAAATTGAAAATCATTGCCCGTGATAATTTACTGAAAGTTTTGGGAGAACCTGCTGAAATTGAATCCTTCGAAGAAACTATTTCTATTCTGATAAAACACTATAATGCTAAAGGATTTATTAATACTGAAATCATCCAGCAGGTTTTAAATGCAGATGCCAATACTGAACAACTTAGTGGTGAACCACAAAACGACATCATTATTCATGGTCAGAACGGCATTCTTATAAGAGCTAAAACACCCAACCAACGTGCTTTAATAGAAAGCTGCCGTAGCAACGACCTTATTTTTGCTGTTGGCCCTGCCGGTACAGGCAAGACGTATACCTCTGTAGCCCTTGCAGTAAGGGCATTACGCAACAAGGAAGTGAAGCGCATCATTCTGACAAGGCCTGCAGTGGAAGCTGGTGAAAATCTCGGCTTTTTACCTGGCGACCTTAAAGACAAACTCGACCCATATATGCAGCCTTTGTACGACGCACTATGGGATATGCTGCCCACACAAAAACTCAGAACATATATTGAAGAACGCATCATAGAAATAGCCCCACTGGCTTATATGCGGGGCAGAACCCTCGACAACGCATTTGTCATCCTTGATGAAGCCCAAAACTCCACCATAAACCAGATGAAAATGTTTCTGACACGCATGGGACGTACTGCAAAATTTATTGTTACAGGCGACATCACACAGATAGACCTTCCAAAAAATCAGGCTTCGGGGTTGGTGAATGCCATCGAGATACTGAAAGGAATAAAAGGCATTGATATCATTTATTTCAACAACGCCGATATCATACGTCACAAACTGATAACTGAAATAATAAACGCCTATAACAAAGAAAAATGA
- a CDS encoding phosphoribosylaminoimidazolesuccinocarboxamide synthase, translating to MNNAIVKTSFQFPRQKGFYEGKVRDVYNINDEILLMVVTDRISAFDVVLPKGIPYKGQVLNQIAAKFLDETFDIVPNWKLAVPDPMVTAGIKCEPFKVEMVIRGYLSGHAWREYKAGKRSLCGEPLPEDMKENDKFPRPIITPTTKESIGHDEDISKEDIIRHGLVSSADYEMLEKYTYDLFKRGTEIAAKMGLILVDTKYEFGKRDGKIYLIDEIHTPDSSRYFYKEGYEERQRAGQPQKQLSKEFVREWLMDNGFQGKEGQQVPEMTEDIVNGISERYIELYENITGEKFVRAEVADVLNRVEKNLKSYLEKF from the coding sequence ATGAACAATGCAATTGTAAAAACATCATTTCAATTTCCCCGACAAAAAGGGTTTTATGAAGGAAAGGTAAGAGATGTTTATAATATTAACGACGAAATATTGCTGATGGTGGTCACTGACCGTATTTCGGCCTTTGACGTGGTGCTACCTAAAGGCATACCTTACAAAGGGCAGGTGCTGAATCAGATAGCAGCAAAATTTTTAGATGAAACCTTCGACATTGTCCCCAACTGGAAACTTGCCGTACCTGACCCCATGGTTACTGCCGGCATCAAATGCGAACCTTTTAAGGTTGAGATGGTCATTCGCGGATATTTATCTGGGCATGCCTGGCGTGAATACAAAGCCGGGAAACGCTCCCTGTGCGGCGAGCCCCTGCCCGAAGACATGAAAGAGAATGATAAATTTCCCCGGCCTATCATCACTCCCACCACTAAAGAAAGCATTGGGCATGATGAGGACATCTCAAAAGAAGATATAATCAGGCACGGACTGGTGTCTTCTGCTGATTATGAAATGCTGGAGAAATACACCTATGATTTATTTAAACGAGGTACAGAGATTGCAGCAAAGATGGGTTTGATACTTGTTGACACTAAATACGAATTCGGCAAAAGGGACGGAAAGATATACTTGATCGACGAAATACACACACCTGATTCTTCGAGGTATTTTTACAAAGAAGGTTATGAAGAACGCCAGCGGGCCGGGCAGCCGCAAAAGCAACTCTCGAAGGAGTTTGTGAGAGAATGGCTCATGGATAATGGGTTTCAGGGCAAAGAAGGCCAGCAGGTTCCGGAGATGACCGAAGATATCGTGAACGGAATATCGGAGCGCTATATTGAACTTTATGAAAATATCACAGGGGAAAAATTTGTGAGAGCTGAAGTGGCAGATGTTCTGAACAGGGTAGAGAAAAACCTGAAGAGTTATTTGGAAAAATTTTAG
- a CDS encoding VOC family protein: MKKALIILLAIVTSFGLGFAFNNIITKKSSTEESIRKVTGIGGIFFKCKDPEKVRNWYQTHLGFNTNPYGAIFEWRQGNDSTQKGYTQWSPFSEKTSYFDKDFMINYRVENLETLVMELTKNGVSILDTIQTDELGKFVHILDIEGNKIELWEPNDIACENYGKENGIPTIK, translated from the coding sequence ATGAAAAAAGCGTTAATCATTTTATTGGCAATAGTTACTTCATTTGGGCTTGGTTTTGCGTTTAATAATATAATAACTAAAAAATCAAGCACTGAGGAGAGCATTAGAAAAGTAACAGGCATAGGAGGCATTTTCTTTAAATGTAAAGACCCTGAAAAAGTTAGAAACTGGTATCAAACCCATCTGGGATTTAATACCAACCCTTACGGAGCAATTTTTGAATGGCGACAGGGCAATGATAGCACTCAGAAAGGCTATACACAATGGAGTCCGTTTTCTGAAAAAACCAGTTATTTTGACAAAGATTTCATGATAAATTACAGGGTAGAAAACTTAGAAACTCTTGTGATGGAATTAACAAAAAATGGTGTAAGCATTTTAGATACTATACAAACAGACGAGCTTGGGAAATTTGTTCACATTCTTGATATCGAAGGCAACAAAATTGAATTATGGGAACCCAATGATATTGCTTGTGAAAACTATGGAAAAGAAAATGGAATCCCGACAATAAAATGA